In Thermoanaerobaculum aquaticum, a single genomic region encodes these proteins:
- a CDS encoding class I adenylate-forming enzyme family protein → MLCADLLGERSRLTPEKQALVDLQTGRRYTYRELNERARFTAAAFTVHLHVGPGDRVAVILNNRVELLDLYFAAAKAGFVFVPLNPRLAVPELVKLLQHAEPSVLVYEAETAEKAQAAAEQTGPVRLVCLDEPAPAGHKLLSRLVSQAPGDVAFPPARPEDLLAILYTSGTTGEPKGVMIPHRMVAFDAWATVVGWQLREDDVSPIYTPLYHAGGLSAFLTPIISIGGTIVLHRAFDPEEVWRVMEAERCTVALGVPTIWRMLADHPSFASVSLEHVRWFISGGAPLPVSLIERYRQRGVVLRQGYGLTEVGVNCFAMTNQDAWRKAGSIGKPLPFTHAKIVGEEGRELPAGEVGELCLAGPHVCAGYYKNPEATAQVLDHQGFFHTGDLAYYDEDGFFYIVGRKKEMFISGGVNIFPAEIEAVLLEHPQVADAAVVGVPDEVWGEKGVAFVVPKPGAELAAEALVAFLKERIAAFKVPKAFCFVASLPRTAYGKVVRRELVAEWQRRPG, encoded by the coding sequence ATGCTTTGCGCCGACCTCTTGGGGGAGCGCAGCCGCCTGACCCCGGAAAAGCAGGCGCTGGTAGACCTGCAGACCGGCCGTCGTTACACCTACCGCGAACTCAACGAAAGGGCCCGGTTCACCGCCGCCGCGTTTACGGTGCACCTTCACGTAGGGCCAGGCGACCGGGTAGCGGTGATTTTAAACAACCGCGTGGAGCTTTTGGACCTTTACTTTGCCGCTGCCAAGGCAGGGTTTGTCTTTGTGCCGCTCAACCCCCGCCTGGCGGTGCCCGAGCTGGTAAAGCTCTTGCAGCACGCGGAACCTTCGGTTTTGGTGTACGAAGCGGAAACCGCGGAAAAAGCCCAGGCGGCAGCAGAGCAAACCGGGCCTGTCCGCCTTGTTTGCCTGGACGAACCGGCACCTGCAGGCCACAAGTTGCTTTCTCGGCTGGTTTCCCAGGCCCCTGGGGACGTGGCGTTTCCGCCGGCCCGTCCTGAGGACCTCTTGGCCATCCTCTACACCTCGGGCACCACCGGCGAGCCCAAGGGCGTGATGATCCCCCACCGCATGGTGGCCTTTGACGCGTGGGCCACGGTGGTGGGCTGGCAGCTGCGGGAAGACGATGTCTCGCCCATCTACACGCCCCTTTACCACGCCGGCGGGCTTTCAGCCTTTCTTACCCCCATCATCAGCATTGGCGGCACCATCGTGCTCCATCGCGCCTTCGATCCCGAAGAGGTCTGGCGCGTCATGGAGGCGGAGCGCTGCACCGTGGCTTTGGGTGTGCCCACCATTTGGCGGATGCTGGCGGACCACCCGTCTTTTGCCTCGGTTTCCCTGGAGCACGTGCGCTGGTTCATTTCCGGCGGGGCCCCGCTGCCGGTGTCCCTCATCGAGCGCTACCGCCAGCGGGGGGTGGTTCTCCGCCAGGGCTACGGGCTGACCGAGGTGGGGGTGAACTGCTTTGCCATGACCAACCAGGACGCCTGGCGGAAGGCCGGCTCCATCGGCAAGCCCTTACCCTTCACTCACGCCAAAATCGTGGGCGAAGAAGGACGCGAGCTGCCCGCCGGGGAGGTGGGGGAGCTTTGCCTGGCTGGCCCTCACGTGTGCGCCGGCTACTACAAAAACCCCGAGGCTACCGCGCAAGTCCTGGATCACCAGGGCTTCTTCCACACCGGCGATTTGGCCTATTACGACGAGGACGGCTTCTTTTATATCGTCGGTCGCAAGAAGGAAATGTTCATCTCCGGCGGGGTGAATATCTTTCCTGCCGAAATCGAAGCGGTGCTGCTGGAGCACCCGCAGGTGGCCGATGCGGCGGTGGTGGGTGTCCCCGATGAGGTCTGGGGAGAAAAAGGCGTGGCCTTTGTGGTTCCCAAACCCGGCGCCGAGCTGGCCGCCGAAGCCCTGGTGGCGTTCTTGAAAGAAAGAATTGCAGCCTTTAAGGTTCCCAAGGCGTTTTGCTTTGTGGCGAGCCTCCCCCGCACCGCGTACGGCAAAGTGGTGCGGCGGGAGCTGGTCGCAGAGTGGCAAAGGAGGCCGGGATGA